From a region of the Helianthus annuus cultivar XRQ/B chromosome 5, HanXRQr2.0-SUNRISE, whole genome shotgun sequence genome:
- the LOC110940707 gene encoding type IV inositol polyphosphate 5-phosphatase 7-like, which yields MITEEEAKAMNPNSILNIRYTRFPRVQGMNDEKSPETILAHDRVICLGDLNHRIALSYRSAKALVEMQNWRALLVKDQVTPPYGNFLH from the exons ATGATTACTGAag AGGAAGCTAAAGCTATGAATCCCAATTCTATATTAAACATAAGATACACAAGGTTTCCACGTGTTCAAGGCATGAATGATGAAAAATCCCCTGAAACGATCCTAGCACACGA TCGAGTTATCTGTCTAGGGGATCTAAATCACCGAATTGCCCTCTCGTATCGATCTGCAAAGGCGCTTGTTGAAATGCAGAACTGGAGAGCATTGTTGGTGAAAGATCAG GTTACACCACCTTATGGAAACTTTCTTCACTAA